One window from the genome of Rhodopseudomonas sp. P2A-2r encodes:
- the gyrB gene encoding DNA topoisomerase (ATP-hydrolyzing) subunit B, translating into MTEPARLPADNPEIVAPIEYGAESIRVLKGLDAVRKRPGMYIGDTDDGSGLHHMVYEVVDNAIDEALAGHATAVEVVLNADGSVTVRDDGRGIPVDIHKGEGISAAEVIMTQLHAGGKFDQNSYKVSGGLHGVGVSVVNALSSKLILRVWRNGKEHFIEFAHGDAVAPLIEVGDANGKRGTEVTFYASAETFTTLDFDFATLEHRLRELAFLNSGVNILLSDLRHPVERHEKMMYEGGVIEFVKYLDRNKKPVVPSPIFVSADLNGINVEAALWWNDSYHENVLCFTNNIPQRDGGTHLAGFRGALTRQVNGYAEVVAKKEKIALTGDDCREGLTAVLSVKVPDPKFSSQTKDKLVSSEVRPVVENVLNEALAAWFEEHPAEAKIIVNKVIEAGAAREAARKARELTRRKGALDIASLPGKLADCQERDPAKSELFIVEGDSAGGSAKQGRNREFQAVLPLRGKILNVERARFDKMLGSEQIGTLITALGTGIGRDDFDLSKLRYHKIIVMTDADVDGAHIRTLLLTFFFRQMPTLIEGGFLYIAQPPLYKVTRGKSEQYLKDERALEDYLIATGLDDCVFKLSSGEDRGGRDLLALVEDARIIRGTLHNLHTRYNRSVVEQAAIAGVLNPQVTSDLATANEAAAYIARRLDALADEVERGWVGAFTEGAGFTFERTIRGVKEVAVIDDALLGSADARKLDEYAATLQDAYPKPGVLRRKDVESPIHGPVTLFEAVTDAGRKGVALQRYKGLGEMNPGQLWETTLDTNERSLLQVKIKEVDEADDIFTKLMGDVVEPRRDFIQENSLSANVDV; encoded by the coding sequence ATGACTGAACCTGCCCGGCTCCCGGCCGACAATCCCGAGATCGTCGCCCCGATCGAATATGGTGCGGAATCGATCCGGGTACTGAAGGGCTTGGACGCCGTGCGCAAACGGCCCGGCATGTATATCGGCGACACCGACGACGGTTCCGGCCTGCATCACATGGTCTACGAGGTCGTCGATAACGCCATCGACGAGGCGCTGGCGGGTCATGCCACCGCGGTGGAAGTCGTGCTCAATGCCGACGGCTCGGTGACGGTGCGCGACGACGGCCGCGGCATTCCCGTCGACATCCACAAGGGCGAAGGCATCTCGGCCGCCGAGGTCATCATGACCCAGCTGCATGCCGGCGGAAAATTCGACCAGAATTCCTACAAGGTGTCCGGCGGTCTGCACGGCGTCGGCGTCTCCGTGGTCAACGCGCTGTCCAGCAAGCTGATCCTGCGCGTCTGGCGCAACGGCAAGGAACACTTCATCGAATTCGCCCATGGCGACGCGGTGGCGCCGCTGATCGAGGTCGGCGATGCCAATGGCAAGCGCGGCACCGAGGTGACGTTCTATGCCTCCGCCGAAACCTTCACGACGCTGGATTTTGACTTCGCCACGCTGGAGCACCGGCTGCGCGAGCTCGCCTTCCTGAATTCCGGCGTCAACATCCTGCTGTCCGACCTGCGCCATCCGGTCGAGCGGCATGAGAAGATGATGTACGAGGGCGGCGTCATCGAGTTCGTCAAATATCTCGACCGCAACAAGAAGCCCGTGGTGCCCTCCCCGATCTTCGTCTCCGCCGACCTCAACGGCATCAATGTCGAGGCGGCGCTGTGGTGGAACGACAGCTATCATGAGAACGTGCTGTGCTTCACCAACAACATCCCGCAGCGCGACGGCGGCACGCATCTGGCGGGCTTTCGCGGCGCGCTGACGCGGCAGGTCAACGGCTATGCCGAAGTGGTGGCGAAGAAGGAAAAGATCGCGCTGACCGGCGACGATTGTCGCGAAGGCCTCACCGCCGTTCTCTCGGTCAAGGTGCCCGATCCGAAATTCTCGTCGCAGACCAAGGACAAGCTGGTATCCTCGGAAGTGCGGCCTGTTGTCGAAAACGTGCTCAACGAAGCGCTGGCCGCCTGGTTCGAGGAACATCCGGCGGAAGCCAAGATCATCGTCAACAAGGTGATCGAGGCGGGTGCGGCCCGCGAAGCCGCGCGCAAGGCGCGCGAGCTGACGCGACGCAAGGGCGCGCTGGACATCGCCTCCCTGCCCGGCAAGCTCGCCGACTGCCAGGAGCGCGATCCCGCCAAGTCTGAACTGTTCATCGTCGAGGGAGACTCCGCAGGCGGCTCCGCCAAGCAGGGCCGAAATCGCGAATTCCAGGCTGTTCTGCCGCTGCGCGGCAAGATTCTCAACGTCGAGCGCGCGCGCTTCGACAAGATGCTGGGCTCCGAGCAGATCGGCACGCTGATCACGGCCCTCGGTACCGGCATCGGCCGCGACGATTTCGATCTGTCAAAACTGCGCTATCACAAGATCATCGTGATGACCGACGCCGACGTCGACGGCGCGCATATCCGGACGCTGCTGCTGACCTTCTTCTTCCGGCAGATGCCGACGCTGATCGAAGGCGGCTTCCTCTATATCGCGCAGCCACCGCTCTACAAGGTGACCCGCGGCAAGTCCGAGCAGTACCTCAAGGACGAGCGCGCGCTGGAAGACTACCTGATCGCCACCGGCCTCGACGATTGCGTGTTCAAGCTGTCGTCCGGCGAGGACCGCGGCGGTCGCGACCTGCTGGCGCTCGTGGAAGATGCTCGCATCATCCGCGGCACGCTGCATAACCTGCACACCCGCTATAACCGCAGTGTGGTGGAGCAGGCGGCGATTGCCGGCGTGCTCAATCCGCAGGTGACCTCCGACCTCGCCACCGCCAACGAAGCCGCCGCCTATATCGCACGGCGCCTCGATGCGCTGGCCGACGAAGTCGAACGCGGCTGGGTCGGTGCCTTCACCGAGGGCGCAGGCTTCACCTTCGAGCGCACCATTCGCGGCGTCAAGGAAGTGGCTGTGATCGACGACGCGCTGCTCGGCTCCGCCGACGCGCGAAAACTCGACGAGTATGCCGCCACGCTGCAGGACGCCTATCCGAAGCCGGGCGTGCTGCGCCGCAAGGATGTGGAAAGCCCGATCCACGGCCCGGTCACCCTGTTCGAGGCCGTCACCGATGCAGGCCGCAAGGGCGTCGCCCTGCAGCGCTATAAAGGCCTCGGTGAGATGAACCCGGGCCAGCTCTGGGAAACCACCCTGGACACCAACGAGCGTTCGCTGCTGCAGGTAAAGATCAAGGAAGTCGACGAGGCCGACGACATCTTCACCAAGCTGATGGGCGATGTGGTCGAACCGCGCCGCGACTTCATCCAGGAAAACTCGCTCAGCGCCAACGTCGACGTCTGA